The window ccttctgggcctgtatttgcaaaccctagggttggcaggcccagcgggcagcgccccaaaaTTTTTTTATacaattttcttctatttatatccaagtaatttttttgctgtatttagtttctttgtgaatataaaaaaaattatatagttttttcttttctgcattatttattttctgctattcattttgtagtgattttcaatttcaccgtcatttagctctctaaacaaatcggtaaatgactgaaaaacagcaaatgatgtcaaaacgtgttggaaattgatgacgtcactttgaatgatgcatactgaacgcaaaaataggctggagttcaaataagtttaaaaacattgaagtgcccgtgtaacagatgagttctcgtccgaaaccctgatactccgaaagagattgtccagtttgtacacgaggtgcatccagttttcgccgtgaccctctctactcttttgcacatgctatgcgggcgaaatgatgatacaatgccaagttccaacattttcagagttcattttgtagtgattttcaatttcaccgtcatttagctctctaaacaaatcggtaaatgactgaaaaacaacaaatgatgtcagaacgtgttggaaattgatgacgtcgctttgaatgatgcatactgtacgcaaaaataggctggagttcaaataagtttaaaaacattgaagtgcccgtgtaacagatgagttctcgtccgaaaccctgatactccgaaagagattgtccagtttgtacacgaggtgcatccagttttcgccgtgaccctctctactcttttgcacatgctatgcgggcgaaatgatgatacaatgccaagttccaacattttcagagttcattttgtagtgattttcaatttcaccgtcatttagctctctaaacaaatcggtaaatgactgaaaaacaacaaatgatgtcagaacgtgttggaaattgatgacgtcgctttgaatgatgcatactgtacgcaaaaataggctggagttcaaataagtttaaaaaacattgaagtgcccgtgtaacagatgagttctcgtccgaaaccctgatactccgaaagagattgtccagtttgtacacgaggtgagtccagttttcgccgtgaccctctctactcttttgcacatgctatgcgggcgaaatgatgataccatgccaagttccaacattttcagagttcattttatagtgattttcaatttcaccgtcatttagctctctaaacaaatcggtaaatgactgaaaaacagcaaatgatgtcagaacgtgttagaaattgatgacgtcgctttgaatgatgcatactgaatgcaaaaataggctggagttcaaatgactgaaaaacagcaaatgatgtcagaacgtgttggaaattgatgacgtcgctttgaatggtgtgtacggaacgcaaaaaagtctggagttgtaataagtttaaaaaaatgaagtgcccatgtaacagatgagttctcgtcagaaaccctgatatttcgaaagagattgtctagtttgtacacgaagtgcgtccagtttttgccgtaacacaagaagtccggagttgtaataagttattaaagataaaaaagaggcataatgctcgttaattagcttcaagcctttcggaatagtgcaaactgcactgcacatagctccgtgcagtctatactattcctcaaggcttaaagctaagcaacgtgcagtCTATACTATTcctctccttcatcgtctctgcactcagggcttataaaccgctcctagtgcctctctcttcgcgaggtgggactaaaaaacagcttactaagaaactatagtaccggttcatggcacgaaccggtactaaaggtgcccgtggggccccagcctgaccaTAGCCTGACGCAgcatcattagtaccggtttgtgacacgaaccggtacaaaaggttgctcacgaaccggtactaatgatctccgcccgtctagccattggaaccggcactaatggacacattagtgccggctcaaaatcaaacaggcactaatgtgcttcacatttgaccctttttctactagtgtagggttataaggaaggtttgtatgtgattaccgaatgttgttcggagtcccggatgagatcccggacgtcacgaggagttccggaatggtccggagacgaagatttatatatgggaagtccttattcagtcgccggaagtgttcgggggtatatcggtattgtatcgggaccaccgaaagggttccgggggtccaccgggagggtccacctgccccggagggccctatgggctgaatatagaggggaaccagcccctaggtgggctgggcgccaaacccccctagggcccatgcgcctagggttgggggggaaccctggagggggtgcccccttggcttggggggcaagcctcccccccttggccgccgcccccctctagatccatctggagggggccggcccccctctcccttgcccctataaatagaaggggggtgggagggcagccgcaccacatccaaggcgcagcccctcccctccccaacacctcccctcctccgcgtgagcttggcgaagccctgccggagaactgccactccaccaccaccacgccgtcgtgctgctattggagccttcttcctcaacctctccctcctccttgctggatcaaggcgcgggagacgtcaccgggctgcacgtgtgttgaacgcggaggcaccgttgttcggtgcttggatcggattctgccgcgatttgaatcgctacgtgtacgactcctctaaccgcgttcttgcaacgcttccgcatcgcgatcttcaaaggtatgaagatgcactcccctctcgttgctagtaaactccatagattgatcttggtgatgcgtagaaattttttaatttctgcaacgatccccaacaacgACGTGGAAGGAGCCCTCTAGCCAGGGAGAACTGCAAGGAACACATGACCAATATCAAGTAGTGGAATCGTGAGCGGGAGGAGAAGGAATGATGATCTCTATCTATGTCAGTGCGGTCATAGGCAATGCACCATTTCCTTATTAATTATCGCTTCGTTAGCTTGCATCTATGTTGGTTTGATGTTGGACATTGGTGTGTCTGTCGATATAGTATTGCTTGGTTTACTGAGCTCTAAGGTGCAAGATTCATTTGGAGTTGTGTAAGTTTATGAATATTTGTCAGTGGGATCTGCTATCTTATTGTTTGAGAAGTTAGTGTCATGCCTTTATTTATTTGGTTGATTGGTCTTCTCTTGTTAGGTGTTACCCTTCATGAAGGCACTGCCTTAGTTGCTCGTTTTGTGTTTTTTGTTGAAATTGAAGATATTGGACGCAATGTTGGTTCGGTTTGTTCCTCGGGGCACGGGCATCCGGGGCGCAATGTATGACCTTGACCATGCTTCCTCCATGGCTTCTCCCTTTATCCCGGCCAGGTCTTGCAACCCACTTGTCCATCTAGTCTGTCCTGGAGTAGTGGTAGTGCGACGATGGTGCCGAGCATTGGTAGTGACGTGGTCTAGACACCCCATGTATCTTGTCTCTTTGTACCATGTATCTGGTCTCTTTGCCTTGCCGGCTGACTTCGAGTTAGAAGAGTTTTGTGATGTGTTGTATCCCTCTTTGCTATTACCACATGTAGTATGGTGCTGCTCGCTTCTCTCATATATGTAACTGTTATTTCTCTCTTTCCTATCAATAAAATGATACACAAAATTTGCGTATTTGTGAAAAAAATAAAACATGTAATTATGTGTCGTACTTTTTTCTCCGTTCCATCTGCTGTTGCATGCATGACTTCGGTGCTCTTTTGGTCCCTCTGTACGAAAGATACAGATATGGTTTGGGCCCAGCCATCAGCTGACGATATAGAGATAGTCGGATGAACAAATACAAATGGAAGCATTACGACGTGCAGGTGAAAATGGTAAAGCCAAACCGGAAAAGGAGAAGCATTGTGATGTGATATTTGGATTTTGAATTGAATGTTTAGAACTTTAGCTgtttttttctttgtgaaaaatAACTAAACTTCAAAGGCACTTCCGATCGAAGAAGAATCAATGCAAGCCATGCGACGTACCTAGTGCCTTTTTGCCTCACCtatgaggaccgctggcagggtGAAATAATTTTCCAACTAAGCAACACAATGAGAGACTGCGTGTGGTCTTTTACCCAAACGAGTAGCGAATAGTTCTTATAGATGAACATTCAGACATACTGTATATCACTTACTAAATGATACAGAGCAAGGGTAGCAGGGAAATGAGAATGACGACCAATTAATCCAGAGATATATGATTACAGAACACCAATCCAGAGATACATGAATACAAGGTAGAGATACATGAGTGCAACCACCAAATCAAAGAAACCAGAAATGCACTGAAGGAGAGAGTACATATTGTAGTGAGATGAAAGCCTCACGACAGAGTTCATTGCAGAGGAAGATACACAGCATCATTCAACGGAAAAGTGACTCTAGATGCCTTTTAACGACGCTGTTCTTCGCGTGTTCTGTGATGATCCATACGAGGGTCGTGAGCTCGCCGCCCCAGCTGAGCTGCTTGGCATGAGCATCCCTGCCGCACCGGATGGACGCGTACATGAGCAGACGCACCCATGCATCCAGGACGAGCTCCAGCATGTCGTCCATATCCCCCACAGGAAGTTCCAGCAAACGTGGAATCCAATATGCAAGTCTTCCCACCGTACTTGGGGCTTCTCCGGCAGTTTCACTTCCTCCATCCTTGGACACTTGGCTTAGCAGCATCCAGGCAAGTCGAGTTCCTTCCAAGACGATAGCAGGACGTAGGCCCTCATAAAGACCCATGTTTACCAGCATCCAATTGAGAAGCTCCTTCTTCTCGTCTGTTGAATAACTAGTGTGTTTACGTCCCTCGATCTTCGCCTTGATGCCCCGTATCTTCCGTAGAGTATCCCGGGTTTCTTCATACAGGCTGCGGAGCTTAAGTCCTGGTAGCATTTCCGGGCGTTTGGCGATGAGGAACATCATGTAGTCTGACATCTGCTTGATCACCTCTGCATGTTCCTCGGACTCTTCTCCTGTGATCCTGGGGCTGCACGAGAGGAAGACGTCTGTGGCGATGTGCCAGATGAGGATAACCTCTTGAAGCTCAAGAGGGAAGCCCATGTCTTTGTCTGACTGATCTGTAGGCTTGATGCTTGCAGCTTTCACATCATAACCGGAACTGGCGTTGACATTCCTCCATAGATTAACTTGCTCATAGGGTTCAGGAGTTCGATCATACCTCCAGCGGTAAGTTTGCTGCTTGAAATTGCTTTCTTCAGATGGTGCATTTCTCATACCAGCAGAAACCTGCCAGGGGTAAGGCAGCCTCGGGGGTTCACTGTTGGTACTGTTGCAGAACCGCTCTGCGGGGTATTGCCGCCAGGGAGCAGCCTGATCGTCCAAATCATTGCAGATCCACTCTCTAGGGCATAGCGGCCACAGAGTAGGCTCATCATTTACACCATTGCACATCTGCTCCCTGGGGTATGGCAGCCGCAGAGTAGGCTCATCATTTACACCATTGCACATCTGCTCCCTGGGGTATGGAGGCCCTTGAGGTCCACACAGGATACCAAGGCAGTGCTCATGGGGATCCAGTGACCTTGGATGCACACATGTGCAATAGTTTGGTAGCTTAGATCCGCAGCCCGGCCACCCCCCAGGACATGGAATGATAGTGCCTCCGGGTTGCTCAAAGCCCATCAACCCTGTGGGAGCCTTCTCGTGGCCCGGCCACTCTGGAAACTTTGGAGTGACATCGCCTCCAGGGTGCTCAGGGCCCGTCAACCCTGTAGAAGGCTTCCCCTTGCCCGGCGGCTGTGGAGACCTGTCAGTGTCAGTATCACTAGACTGGGGGTCCGTCGGCCCTTTGCCCGGCGGCCGTGGAGATCTTGGACTATCAGTGTAGCTGGGCTGCTGGGGGTTCGTCGAGCCCGCAGGATCAGGGAATAAGTTTGTGCATATGTTACTGAATACCAGCTTCTTGACAGAGTCTGGAATCTCAAGGCCCCTCGAGTAGCCTTCCGATTGAAAGCCCCTTGACCTTGAGTGGTCTCTTGATTCAGTCGCCAGTCTAGGTATGCTGTATAGGTTGTGCCTGTTCCCTGCCGTGCACTGGTCCAACAAGTTGAGCTGACCGAAGGTGCCCACCCATCTTCTGTAGCTTTTAGGCACCTTGGGACATGAGCATGTCCCCAACCACACGGAGAGCCGGGAAAGACACAGCGACACAACAAACCGACGGAGTTTCTCCCATACCTCTTGGCACCAAAATTCATGCTTTAGCCAATTGTGTGGCATAAGTTTGAAGTATGAATGTGTCCAGGCTGATGCTAGTGCTCTGAGCAGCCATCTCACATCGAAGAGGAAGGTCGTCACCAACAATACATAACTGATAACTTCATCTTCTTTCTTCATGGCCTTTTTGCAATGGAGGCCAAAAAACAGGAGCGCGGTGGCAGTGAGGGGCGGCGAGGCCAGACGGATGACGTAGCCATGCCATGTGTGGACCACGGCTGCCTTGGTGTACAGTATGTCATACATAAGGGAGAGTTCCATCTCTACCACCGTGCACATATTCTCCCATCTACCAAAGAACAACATTCTTGTGATGTCATCACGATCAATTTTTGCCTTATAATCACAGAAGGCACCCTTGCTGACCTCGAACAGATTGTGAGCAACCAGTAGGGCTTCATCATCTTTTAGGACCAACGGCTTCCCTTGATCTCCTCTATAATCATCAATGGTGTATGTCTGCTTGTTGGATAACCCGTGGTCCCGGATGCGGCCCAAGTCGCTTCGCCGAAGCGCCAGCATACTCTCCAGATACTTCAAAATGCCCAGGGGTAACATGATGCCGGATGCCCAGCGCAGAAACCAGTCGGCAGTGCATTCAGTAAGTATATACCTGTACACAATAATGAAGGATCCCAAAGACTTAACGAGGGCTAACAAGAACAGGCGCAGCCAGAGCTCATTATCCTCCATGGTGTAGGCGCTGATGTTGTCGGGGCGAGCATGATGCAGCAGGAGGAATGGCACCCAGAAGGCAATGATTATCTTATCGCGCGGCGAGGTTTCGAGGTAAAGGTTGCTGATGACATATGCCGGGCCCCAGTCGGTCAGCAGGTACGCCAACCACAGTGACCCTCTCTTCCAACCTTTGCCTTCACGCCGGCGGCTCTCGGAGAGACAGAGAGGATGAGATGCATGAGTAAGCTGAGAAGCGGCACTGCCCGGTACACATAGACACTCAACCACTTCACCGGAACTTCTATCCATACTACAGCCATTTTGCTACCTCCTGCATACACTGCAATCAAGATAAGTTTGTTACACTGACAGCAATGCAAACATGCATCTCGTATGTGTTGCATCTGCATGCTAGAGAGAGGTTAATAAGGACCAAAGACCAGGATCAAATATACATACCGGTATGCAGCAGCTAACTAGGCAGATTGATGCTTCCACTTTCCAGAGGAGAGTTAAGACGAGTTGCTCTTGAATCTTGTGTCTAGAGACAGGACTAGCATATGGGCAGTTCTAAGTTGCTCCACTAAGCTTGCCAGCAGAGAGTACCTAACTAGGTTCAGTGCGTTTTAGTATTTGATCCATTAAACAATAGCTACTATGCATCAAGATTCGTCTGAAGTCCTAAGAAAATACAAGGTTGTCAGGGACTGTTTTCTTTGGCTGGGGTTGTTGTCGATCTGAATTAAGGATGTAGTGTTTGGCAGATCCAGTCTGCAAAATTTGTCCTACTTACTAGGACAACTGACCAATATTGTTCTTAACTGCACTTCCTAGTGTACACACTAGCAGCCACAAACAAAAACTAATGACTGTGGTAACCAACAGTCACCGAGGAAACGTGCACATCACATGCTAACACATGCACTGAAGCTATAATTCTTATTAagttaaaaataaaagagaaattTGCTTATTCTCTCACAAACGCATTCCCTTTGCGGATTCTGCATCAAGTAGGTAAATGCACCCTTTTTCATCCGAGCCAAATAAGCAAGAGATTGTCCTGGACAGCTAATCAACATTGTTCTCAATTCCACTTTCCCAGTGTACATACCAGCAGCCACAAACAAAAACTAATGACCGTGGTAACCAACAATCACCGAGGAAACCGGCAGAGTCACATGCACCGAACTGAAGCTAAGATGATAAGTACTCCTTCCGttccataatgtaagacgttttttgctGGCTGTCTAGTACTACTAGAATGGATTAGATACGTTTCTTCTTATCAGGCTAAAACAAAAGAGAAAATTGCTTATTTGTGCCTCACAAACGCTTGGCAATCCTACTCTGGCATTTTTCTTTTCTATCAGTGTCAAATAACAAGAGAGATTGAGAGAGCGCTCACCGAAATCAGTGGAGCGGAGCTTGGGCATCTGCAGGAACTCGGCATACTCCTGCTCCCGGCCATGCCGGAGACCGCGGCACACGAAATCTTGAAACAATGGAGAAGGGCGCAAAATTCAAGCCCCCGCTGCCTTGCGGTCCTCCTCGCGGGCACCGGCCAGCCGCTTCAGGTCAGGGACCGAGCGCGGAAGGGCGCCGCCGCCTCGATTCCCTCCTCGGTGGTCGGCTCGGCGCACGCGGGAGAGGGCGATGTCCTCCCTGGCCTCCCCTACAGGATCCGGAACCGGGAGGTTCGGCCAGGAGTGGCGGCGGACGAGCCGACGGGAGGGGCGCTGCCATCGCTGGTCGCCTGGTCCGGTGCCGCCGTACGGGGGAGGCGGGCGCGACTATGAGTTTTTTTTTAGACAACTATGAGTTGCATTTTTTTAGTGTAACTATGAGGTTTTTTTAAACAACTGTAACTTCATTGATGCTCGTAACAATTACAGCACACTGATTTGGACCTAAGATCCAAAAAATATAAATTAACTCCTATGACTAAAAATTATAATAAAATATCTGCTTTAAGAAATACTCCAAAGACTTAGGTAAAGAGGTTGCAATTAGACTAGAGCAATGATGTTGTCACTCTTTCACCTACAAGAATTTTAACAATAATGGTTTTTTAAAGCGCCTTGAGTCGCCCATTTAAAAAGGTGGAAAGCCTTGATCGATGAACGTATTTGGGCCTGGATGATCCCGTAGAAGTGCAAGCCATCGAATCACTATATCTTCACCATGGTGTTGATGAAAGTTTTCACCTCCACAAAAAGAATCAAACCAACAAAAAAAATCTTAACACAGCAACAtaatgatagaggcaaaggtgtccgtctttcgatgagatggtgattATCATTTTCGAaggagtagactttgacgatccggCTACGAACGTGCAAGGACACcgcaccttagcaatcgctaaaccaactttgagagcttattgaccacgccggagcacgatcaacctgaccacgagggtctattttctacaagcaaacaagaacaaagaagaaattgagattgcaatctggatattgcgaatataagaagAAAGAtctattgatcaaggtggggttctgtgacgtattggtctggtcgttgaacacaaacgaagtacgcgaagttacAGCTGATGagctttaatctaaacaaaacccaaagtctaaacgatgccctaagggctgtatatatggagtaGGGGGAATTTTGTGaccccttggaggaggggtctgaaaccaacccttaactctgtttccccacacatacggactctaaaaacagtcTATACTGAATtttttcgaaattacatgggcctgccCCAATAATAAGGTGTCGcaacacctataatagcctctgaacgaaatttatgaagtagcatcttgtatatttcgtctgAGCCTTCATGTACTCATTATGATGGCTTCAAAGTTGTGAAATCATTACTTGAAACTCCGTTCTTatttcccttgcgcatgccatcaactccatgtttgatcttgctccaatgttcatctttcttgtccaagctaggccatTTATTTGCAAGCAAaaaaatgtatccaatttaggcagcgtcatattctcatgaacattagaattgttaccaagaaacgaaagtacccgGTAATTCAATTGACgtgtgcgagctctagtaattggttcGGTATGTATAGCAGTAGGGAccgtgggtgtaacaatggtattaaCGTCCACATCACATAAACTCATCATATCCGAATAATCAAATCTGCAAGG is drawn from Aegilops tauschii subsp. strangulata cultivar AL8/78 chromosome 1, Aet v6.0, whole genome shotgun sequence and contains these coding sequences:
- the LOC109771547 gene encoding uncharacterized protein — encoded protein: MDRSSGEVVECLCVPGSAASQLTHASHPLCLSESRRREGKGWKRGSLWLAYLLTDWGPAYVISNLYLETSPRDKIIIAFWVPFLLLHHARPDNISAYTMEDNELWLRLFLLALVKSLGSFIIVYRYILTECTADWFLRWASGIMLPLGILKYLESMLALRRSDLGRIRDHGLSNKQTYTIDDYRGDQGKPLVLKDDEALLVAHNLFEVSKGAFCDYKAKIDRDDITRMLFFGRWENMCTVVEMELSLMYDILYTKAAVVHTWHGYVIRLASPPLTATALLFFGLHCKKAMKKEDEVISYVLLVTTFLFDVRWLLRALASAWTHSYFKLMPHNWLKHEFWCQEVWEKLRRFVVSLCLSRLSVWLGTCSCPKVPKSYRRWVGTFGQLNLLDQCTAGNRHNLYSIPRLATESRDHSRSRGFQSEGYSRGLEIPDSVKKLVFSNICTNLFPDPAGSTNPQQPSYTDSPRSPRPPGKGPTDPQSSDTDTDRSPQPPGKGKPSTGLTGPEHPGGDVTPKFPEWPGHEKAPTGLMGFEQPGGTIIPCPGGWPGCGSKLPNYCTCVHPRSLDPHEHCLGILCGPQGPPYPREQMCNGVNDEPTLRLPYPREQMCNGVNDEPTLWPLCPREWICNDLDDQAAPWRQYPAERFCNSTNSEPPRLPYPWQVSAGMRNAPSEESNFKQQTYRWRYDRTPEPYEQVNLWRNVNASSGYDVKAASIKPTDQSDKDMGFPLELQEVILIWHIATDVFLSCSPRITGEESEEHAEVIKQMSDYMMFLIAKRPEMLPGLKLRSLYEETRDTLRKIRGIKAKIEGRKHTSYSTDEKKELLNWMLVNMGLYEGLRPAIVLEGTRLAWMLLSQVSKDGGSETAGEAPSTVGRLAYWIPRLLELPVGDMDDMLELVLDAWVRLLMYASIRCGRDAHAKQLSWGGELTTLVWIITEHAKNSVVKRHLESLFR